One Drosophila teissieri strain GT53w chromosome X, Prin_Dtei_1.1, whole genome shotgun sequence genomic window, ttgccataaatttgaCTGCTGCTGTAAGTGTCGTGCGCCCTCTCTTTTCTGCCGCTTCACAGATGCTGCATGAAGTTCAAGGCTCTGCCGAACTCCTTCCAGGCAACCGAAGAGAGCCATTCGCAGTTAAAAAGCCGCTCCTGCGCATTTGCTTTCCCCCGATTGATTCATTGATCTCTGCACGAAGTTGCTTTCCCTTCCAGTTTGTTGATTGTTCGTTCTCTTTTAATACTAACCATTCTCATCAAAGAgaatattcattcatttgctGTCCACCAGTGGACTATCGAAAATATCGACGGAAATCGATCATCAAATCATTTCAAGCCACTTACATATTTTGTGTTCCTTGTTATGTGTTCTTTGTTTATACGTTCCATATTgtttattacttttaattgcactatattttatttattattatattgtatcgttttttctttttcctaaACACGtaaaataaacacaatcacaatcaataataaatcaaCAACGACAACCAATATCCAGGCATGAATGAAGATGGATCCTTTATTGGCCAATATGGACGCAAAGGACTTTGATTTAATTAGTAAGCAGCGCACCGCAACAGCAACtcaaaaataatatcgaaACCGAGCCCTAAAccccaaaaatcaaaataccaacaaaaccaaacaccATCAcagcagaaaaagaaaaaagagtgGAAATAGTAGCCTACATTTTATTCGACTAAGTGCAAACGCCACGACtaatttaaagtatatataaaaatagaggttttatatataactattaaaatcttaaaatgtataaaaaagaagaatgcaaaaaatgaatgcaaatcaatactgccaaacaaattgaacaacaaacaacacaaaaacagcaacaacaacaacaacaacaacgagaatGCAGCTAAAAGGCTATTATCAAAATAAAAGTCTTCATATCGGAAGAAGTAGTTATCGAAAAGAAATGCATGCGAATCAAACCGAATTATGACGAAAAAAACATATCTTTTTCTGGACGTTATCGGGAGGAGGATGCgtgtaatttttttgttaagaaaTTTAAGAAACTATGTATGAGGAAAATAATGAAGCTCGCTTATAAAATCTCTATATTGCGCACACGTCTACCTGTCCCACTCTGTCCCCGGTACTCTGTATATCTCTGTCCCGCTCTCTCCCTTCTTTACTTgtaatgcatatatatttataaatataaagcgTAAATAAGTTATAATTtagtaatttttttataaagcaACTGCACTTGAATGTCAAATCTCCGTTTTAGATTGGTCGTAAATCGAAATGAAACTCTCGTTTAGCTTACATGTTTACTACTTTATTTAAGCCTATtgtgtgtattttgtttttatttcattatttaatttttttagtttgtgTAAtgactttgatttttttttgctttgaaacaatgtTTTAGAATAGCCTCCGGgaagagcaacaaaaatgaagtgtattttttcagtgtatttaatattaaagaaTGAATGAAAAAAACATCAtaattatatgaaaatataatttttttacatatgttGATGTACTTTCGCATATTAATTTAGAaagaaaaccaataaaataaagaaaaccgaataataaacattattttcaatttaaattaaacaaaagtgCATGCCAAAGTAGACTTGCTATTGAAATTTGGTTAAACCGAATTCATTTAAGTTTCTTTTTTGGCTTATCTTCATTTTGAACTGACGCATTTGCAAGGTAAAGTtgagtatattttcaagtatatttaatatatctTATAAGTTATTATTTGTAGTTTGCCTGGCAAAGTAGTTTTTGTTCGACCAAAACTCCCTGCAGTTCCCACTGTAAAATCCTCAAATAAGCGATATACAAAGAATATAACAAAACTAACTTAACCCATAATTATACTACAACGCGATAAGGAAATTTCACTGGTGTTGGTTGTGGTTAACATAAATTACAAACATGATTACTAACACTCATCATTTTGCACCGgataaaatattcatttaatttcacaacaataataacaattgcAATGGGGCTCTAATAAAATGCATCGCAAATTGTAAATagaatggaaaataatatcGTGTGCATCTTTCTAACCCCAGGACAATTCACCGAGGATGGCTCCTTCATTGGCCAGTATGTTCCTGGAAAGCTCCAACCGCCGGTTAGTCCACAGCCACTGAACAATTCCGCTGCGGCGCATCAGCCGGCGCCAACTGCCGGAGGATCGGGAGCCGCAGGatcggcagcaggagcagccggagcCTCGGGAGCATCGTCcgccggaggagcagctgccggAGGAGCCTCTGCCAGCaatggaggagctgcagccgGAGCCGTGGCCACCTACGTCTAAGAGGCGTGGCTGGGATTCACTTGCCCCTTGTTCTCCTGATTTTTTACCAATCGATTCAAACGCCtcttaaacaaaaagaaactttGTGTAATTCTATGTGTAAAACGAAAACTGCTTTAAGTGtctgcaaaaaagaaaaaacaaaaagaaagatGAAAACATTATAATTAACTCAAATCGAGAAACAATTGTAAAGTGAAGGAAAACTCGCATGAATTTAAAGCATATAATTTTGCTTCTTTTGGCTTATGAAATTATTATAGCAAACAGTTAAACGccttttcaaaaacaaaaacaaagaaacttTTGTATaagcttaaaaaaaaaaaagaaaaccaaaacacaaaaattgaaTGTAAACGTTGACAAATGTATGGAGAAGTAGAAGGACGATTAATGATAATGCCTGTtttgtgtaatattttttttactaaaaTACCTTTAAGTTATTGGTGGCACAAGGATTATTATCTACATGGAAACCGAGTCGAGTTTGTAAACCAAAGAGCCGGCGATCGAAGAAGTCGAGTGAGGGAATGCAGGCAATAGCGAcagatagatatatatgtatatatagatatgtgtatatatcGATTCCGGTCTAAGCCAAACTAGGAACTGttcaaaatgtacaaaaaccAAGGCTTAAATGTGAACCATCAGGCAGCTTCGCTCAATGATTGACTGAATTGCGAAGATAATGCCTTGACTATTTTGCAATCCACTAGACAGTACAGTACAGTACAGTGCAGTACAGTACGGTACATAACTGCTCGTTAATGTCCAACGACTAACCAAATATCGATGTGTTCAACTAGCAGCAAGTCAAATACTCAACTTGACCTCGACTACAGTTCGCCACAATCAAAGACTTTAGGGCAGAGCAGAGTTTCCAGCGCCAGTTCAAGAAATCCAGGAGAAGCTTCGTCGGCAATtcgaatatatgtatatcgtaTAAGTTCCGATTTTCGTCCATAGTCTAATGCAATTTTTCGCGTATAGTGTTTAAACAGAATCCTTTCATTTTGTCCATTAATGAGTTAAGTAAAGCAAATTagttaattaacaaattagtTGGCCCACTCGCACGAGTCGGTCATTGTAAcctatattatatatgataATACGCAGCTGACAAACCTATAATTGTTCCACATAGTACTCCCtcttattttaatgaaaatgttaaaaccCTCGAGATGCTGGTTGCGTCTCTGGTTTCCACTTAATCCAGATATCTGTAATAATAACGATgtattcataatttttttttaactaaaaaacacacacaaagtgACACTAGAGtctaaagaaataaaaacacaataaaacaaatgacataaaaaatacaaaatttagttttggAAAATCTTCTTTGCCGCTTGAGAGAAGAAACGCTTTGAACTTTGTAAGAAACTtgatcaaaatatataaagtaatatatatattttttagtgtACTCACTGCGCTTTGATCGACACccgacaaaaacaaaaaacacaatcCCATAACAGACTAGGTTTTTGAAAGGTTAATTCGAATCGGTTCGGTTTTATTTGCGAATTAGGCAGTATATTAAGCATATACCTTAGGTGGATAATTAAGCTTATGATAATTTGGTCTTTAACGAACATACAGGGTTGCTTAGTCAAATTTTTGCATAGATTTACGGATTACGAAGGAAAAAACATATTGGCGGATTAGGCGTGTAATTTGATGACTCATATTTTGTGCACTGCGttctgtttgttgttatttcAATTAGCTACCTACATACTGTATGTATAATGAACTATAATACCCGGCTTCTGCATAGTTTTCAATCGAATACCCCATACCCAGTACCCAGCCTCCCCAAAAACCGAGCCCACACTAAAAATTGGGAAACAACCGAACGATCCACAAACACAATTCACCTGCACCACGCATATCCCAACGATTCATATGACAGATatacgaggaggaggaagtaGAGCGGAGGGGAAACTAGGAAACTAGATCAGAAAAAGGACATGCAAGGACAACAAGACAAAAGAACTACATAAAACAATACAAACAAAACTTGCTATACAAAcgtatatatggatatatgatatatatgatatatatttacagTATAGAGGACAACGATCTAAATCTAATGTTCACGACAAagcgatatatatatatatacaaaacataTAGAGAGATGTATAAGATTTTGCATAGATATTGTGATTTCCCAAAAGTAAAACTCAAAATAGTCAATAACAATGTGGAAACTGAAAGAACAAACGTAAACCaattaaactaaactaataTTTCCTCTTTTGTCgtatgaaatgaaaaactaaCTAAAGTGTTCATCAGTGGAATTATCGAAATAATCGCTCGTCTTCGATGACAGAGATAAAGCTTTCGATTGCGATAGaaccacaaaaacaacaacaacaactgcactGCCTGTGTCGGGTTCTATTTTACATATACATCTACATTAAAACAGAATCATAAGAATTTACACACTCTAATAAGCGCCAGTCGAGGAATTCAGAATTGAAAACTCCGAATGCCGAAAGCTAACCATAACCAACATCCcatgcaaacatttttgaaactaATAAAGGTAATTTGCACAATACTGTGATTCCTagcaagaaacaaaaatacacGATGAACAATTAACGATAAACGATAATCGCGATTAGTTATCgacttttgtgtgtttgtgtggttCGGAACTCGATGTGTTtgtattgtatgtatatttttcacagcatactgaaaatgtttacaacaAGAACTAATTATCTAACCACTCAGTAATATCCAACTTGAACAATTTACTTGCATATGATTATTACGATTATTATTGCTAACCGCAGGCctaacaacaaattaaatattacgcaaaacgaaatcgaaaaaccAATGATAAAACACAAGAATACAAAGTACTTTTTTAACATGAGTTTTTAGCGAATCAAATATAAACTTAAGATTAACAAATTCGTATACAACAAACAAGCATAAATGAAAGCAGCGTCTACAAAAATCACAACCAGATCAGGATCAGAAAAAGCAGGAGAAAAATCAAAACGAGAAAATGGAGAAAGGGCTATTAAAAAAATGATCAGAAAACGTGTAAGCTGTAAAACCTATAATGAGAAATAAACTATAGAAACTATATAAAAAGGACAAGTCTTCGGCGTTTCACTCCATTCAAAGGAAACTGTtttcaattacattttcgCAAAAATTTATCGTACACACtttatttgaaatgaaatcttTTCATACacataatattttatgctATATGCACAACTGATGCCTTAAACATTCGGTTATTTGGATTGGGGAAATACTTTGCTAACCAACTGCTCTGCTACCTTAGACAATCATATACATGTAATAACTAACAGTTGCTCTTGGCCCCGATTCCCTCGgctctcctgctcctccagcggcTGTGTGGCCTTGTCAGCTTCCCGCTCCGCGCCTCCAGGCCGGAAAGCACCTAGTCCATTCCCTGGGAGTCAGGCTAAATGCCCCGCCTGACTGGTTTGGGTGCGAAGAGCACCTTGGCCGGCTTGCAGAGCTCCAGTTCGCTGCCGGGGCGCACGGCCAGGCACAGCTGGATCTCCACCAGCGACGACTCCGTCCAAACGCTGTGCGACAGCAGGATTGTGGTGCGCAGGCGCACATTGGTCTCGTGCTCGCCCTGCTCCGTCATAATGGGCTTGAAGTCACTCTGCTTCGGCACCACCGTGTGCATGTGCTGGTCCGGATACTTGATCTTGATCCTCATGTCCGCCTTTTGGGACTCCAGCAGATTGTCGATTTCCGCCACAAAGGGAACGGCTGCTATCAGGCCCGCCGTAACCTTAATCACATTGTCCTGCGATTGCAGCGGACACGGCTCGAGGATATTAGCCACACAGCGGCGTATTTTGTCATTGGCGGGTGGCAGTGCCAGCGGAGGAGCCTGCTGGACCAGCGGCAGAATCTCGCGAAAGACGCGGCCCGGTTTGGGGTCCGATATGCCATCCAGTTTGCTTAGCAACTGGCGGGTGAAGCTATCCGGCTGTGCATCCCTGCTGACCGGCTCTTTCATTGAGATATCGGGCTCTATCAATGGCAAAGCTCCCATCGGTGGCTTCTCCTCCTCATCCTTGGTATTCGCCTTGATGAACTCACTTATATCGCCGGCGGTTTGCAATAGCATCTGGCACGGACCCAAGGCACTCTGCGAGCGATCCCTGACCACGAGGACCAAGTGCAGGGCGCACGCCCTCAGGCGGAGCTGCTTCACCTGCAAGATATCTCCGTAATTGAGGCCGGAGAACGTGTGCTGCAGCTTGAGGCAGTTACGGATGAGCGCTGCCAGCGATTCCTTTAAGGGAACCCTGCTCCTTTGCGTGCTGGCGCACCGCTGCATCTGCTCGATCTGGATCTGGGCCGCCAAGAAGGTCTCCAGAAAGTTTGAGGTGCCGTACATGCCCGCATCGATGGCTCCCAGGCGctaaaaagtatacaaaacaTAGTAAACGTTAGTACTCTTAATTGTAAGCCCTGCGGGCGTACCAACCTGCAGATTGGACTGGGCAGTCTGGAGTAGCTCCACGCGCTCGTCGGTCATGGTGAAGATCTCCTCGATGTGACTGAGAATCATCTGCAGGTACTCCGCCGAACTGCCTGCTTGGCGCATGGCCGAATCAATTCTGTGCGTGGCACTCGCCGAAGATGCACCCTCGATGGGCAACTGTGGCACCAGCTTCGGCATCGAGTCTCTCAGATAGGCGTAATGGCGATGAGTCGCTGTGGGCAGCAAACTGATAATAGGCACCAGGTGTTCCGCCGCATTAAAGACGAGTATCAGGACGCACAGATACGCTGGATCCTCGACATCACGTTCGGGCGTCTCGAAGAAGGGATGCACGTAAAGCAGATGGACGGCGACCGCCATCACCAAGTGCGGATGCTTCTGGCCAATCTTGCGCATGCAGGCGTAGGTGGAGTGACGATCCTGCGGATACTTGGCCAGCACATCCAGCAGCTTTTGCACCACCATTAGCAGGCACGTTTGTGTGGACACTCTGCAGGCGCCCAGCATGAGATGTAGTCCCTCGCGCACGTCCACCGAGTAATCCTCCAGCGAACCAAGCATTATCTCCAGCTGATCCTCGCGCAGCACTATGTGCCTGGCAATGGCCGTCAAGCTGTAGATGGCCTTCAACCGCACATCCTCGATCTCGTCGTTGAACATGTCCACGAGGAAGTCCAGGCTGGTCACCGCGAAATCCGGCCGGGAGAGGGCTAGCTTGCACATGGAAGACACTGCCGCAGTACGCACCTCCAAGAACTCATCCTCCAGGCCATGGATAAGGGCGCCACAGGCGCCGCTGGCTATAATCGAAATGCTCCGGGCATCTAGGTGCTCTTGCGGCGCATCGTCCGCCCACCGTTTGCCCGATGACCACTCTCCGCTGGCCACCAGGCGGGCACCTCTCTCGTGCGCTGTCCGCTTGCGGCGCAGATTGCTCATCAGCTTTTTGTCCAGTGTCTGGTGCAGAAACTCCCTGCTTACGGCGGTCATCCCACCGAGCAGCTCCGCTGCGAGCACGCGAATCTGCAGCGAGAGATCGCACAAGGCTTCGCAGACCTTGCTGAAGGCAGCATCTATCATgcgcagctcctcctgctggcGGTCCGAGGGTATAATGTAGTCCGGATGCCGGTTGCCCAGCATGAAGACCAGCCGCAGGGCCTCCTTACGCACGCACTCGTAGTCATCCTTCATGGCCTCGACGGCACGCTTGTAGAGCACCGCCGGCAGCTGGGATCCCCGCTCGCCGAGGGTCAGCAGTGCGTGCAGCGCCTGGGCACGGACGCCCGAGTCCTGGGAGTCGATGTAGAAGGCCAACTTCCATACGTAATGACGCTCGCCCTCCATTTTGGTGGCAAACCGACCGATCACCAGCATGGCGTTCTTTTGTGTATGCGTCGAACCGGAGCgcagctgctccttggccagaTGAGCCACCTGGGTGTTGTACGAGATGGGCACCAGGTGCTTTCTGCGCTCTCCGATCCGGAACAGGCACATCATGCCCTGGGCGAGCACCTTCTGCGACACTTCCTTCCTCAGCAAAAAGATAAAGTAGTCGATGATCAGGGTGACCGCCTGCTCGGTGGCACACTCGCATCCCAATCCGGACAGCAGTTCGAGCAGCTTCACCCGGATGGAGGTGTCGCTATCGCGCTCCTGCAGCTGATACAGTTGAAAGATCTTGTTGGCCACCTCCTTGAGCTCGCCCAATTCCACGTCCTCGTAGGATATCTCATCGGTGATCTTCACCAACAGCTCCAGCAGTTCCCTGCTATTGCCGGCCGTCATTTGAGGAGCTCCCGTCGCAGTCGCGGCCGGTGGATTTCCGAGGGCAGCGGAGGACGGGGCGCCCGTTGGAGCAACAGGTGCTCCAGTGGGCAGGACCAAGGCTCCGGCGGGCAGGTTGCCCACATAGGCGTCCAGTTGGCTGAGTGCCGTCAGCTTGCGCTCCGCATTGCCCGCTTTTCCGGCTTTGGCATCGGCGGCCAGTGTTTGCAGGCGCAGCTTCTTCACCGCCGGCGCCC contains:
- the LOC122623067 gene encoding integrator complex subunit 4; translated protein: MALAIKKRLGTYVETVDGAPAVKKLRLQTLAADAKAGKAGNAERKLTALSQLDAYVGNLPAGALVLPTGAPVAPTGAPSSAALGNPPAATATGAPQMTAGNSRELLELLVKITDEISYEDVELGELKEVANKIFQLYQLQERDSDTSIRVKLLELLSGLGCECATEQAVTLIIDYFIFLLRKEVSQKVLAQGMMCLFRIGERRKHLVPISYNTQVAHLAKEQLRSGSTHTQKNAMLVIGRFATKMEGERHYVWKLAFYIDSQDSGVRAQALHALLTLGERGSQLPAVLYKRAVEAMKDDYECVRKEALRLVFMLGNRHPDYIIPSDRQQEELRMIDAAFSKVCEALCDLSLQIRVLAAELLGGMTAVSREFLHQTLDKKLMSNLRRKRTAHERGARLVASGEWSSGKRWADDAPQEHLDARSISIIASGACGALIHGLEDEFLEVRTAAVSSMCKLALSRPDFAVTSLDFLVDMFNDEIEDVRLKAIYSLTAIARHIVLREDQLEIMLGSLEDYSVDVREGLHLMLGACRVSTQTCLLMVVQKLLDVLAKYPQDRHSTYACMRKIGQKHPHLVMAVAVHLLYVHPFFETPERDVEDPAYLCVLILVFNAAEHLVPIISLLPTATHRHYAYLRDSMPKLVPQLPIEGASSASATHRIDSAMRQAGSSAEYLQMILSHIEEIFTMTDERVELLQTAQSNLQRLGAIDAGMYGTSNFLETFLAAQIQIEQMQRCASTQRSRVPLKESLAALIRNCLKLQHTFSGLNYGDILQVKQLRLRACALHLVLVVRDRSQSALGPCQMLLQTAGDISEFIKANTKDEEEKPPMGALPLIEPDISMKEPVSRDAQPDSFTRQLLSKLDGISDPKPGRVFREILPLVQQAPPLALPPANDKIRRCVANILEPCPLQSQDNVIKVTAGLIAAVPFVAEIDNLLESQKADMRIKIKYPDQHMHTVVPKQSDFKPIMTEQGEHETNVRLRTTILLSHSVWTESSLVEIQLCLAVRPGSELELCKPAKVLFAPKPVRRGI